CGACAGGTTCAGGTAAAACCACTACCCTTTATGCTGTTTTAGGACTTTTTAATAAAGAAGAGGTAAATATAATGACTCTGGAAGACCCGGTAGAATATTTTATGGAAGGAGTTAACCAATCTCAGGTAAAACCGGAAATTGGCTATAGTTTTGCTAACGGTCTTCGCTATACTTTAAGACAGGACCCTGATATTTTAATGGTAGGAGAGATTAGAGATGAAGAAACTGCCTCTTTAGCTATCCATGCAGCTTTAACCGGGCATATCCTGCTTTCTACCTTACATACGTCAAATACTCTTGGAGTAATCCCAAGATTGGTTGATATGGGGATACAGGCATTTTTAATCCCCCCTACTTTGAGTTTGGCTCTTGCTCAAAGGTTAGTAAGAAAGCTTTGTCCTCATTGTAAAAGAAAGGTGAAAGCAAATGAAGAAGCAAGAAAATTACTTTTGGAAGAAATAGAAAAGTTTCCGTCAACTATTAAAAAGAGCGTTGGGCCGACCAAAACCCTTTATGTTCATGAGCCAGTGGGTTGTAAAAGGTGTAATAATGTAGGTTATTCCGGGCGAATTGGAATTTTTGAAATTTTGGAAATGACTGACCGGCTCGGAGAAGTAATTTTAAAAGAGCCCTCTGAAGCTAAAATTCAAGAAGAAGCTAAAAATCAAGGAATGATAACAATGAAACAGGATGGAATATTAAAAGTTTTGGAAGGTACTACATCTATTGAGGAAGTGCTGAGAGTGGCCGAAGAGAAGTAATGATCAACGCAAGATTAAAGGCAAGATTAACACAAGATAAAATAATCTGCGTTAATCGTGTTAAAAATCTTGCGTAAATCAAATTTGTGAAACAAATTTTATTAGTTGAAGACGACCCATTCTTGGTAGAGATTTATACTACCAAACTCAAAGAGGCTGGATTTTCTGTAGAGGTAGCTACTGATGGAAACGAGTGTTTAAAAAAAATGAAAAAGAAATCTCCTGACCTCTTACTTTTAGATGTTGTTTTGCCCAGTTTTAATGGTTGGGAAATTCTTAGAGAAATTAAAAAAGATAATAAATTAAACAGTTTAAAAGTAATTATTCTTTCTAATCTTGGCGAGAAAGAAGAGATAGAAAAAGGATTAAAACTTGGAGCAGTAAGATATTTAGTAAAAGCCCACTACAGCCCAAGCGAAGTAGTGGAAGAGATTAAAAAGATACTTAAGTAAATTTCTATGAACTACTCATCTTTATTAAAAGAACTTCTTAGTGCGACCCTTACCCAGAAGGCGTCGGATTTACATATTTCAGTTGGTCATCCCCCGGTTTTACGAATAGGCGGCAGATTAGTCTTTTTAGTTAGAAGGAAAAAAGTTTCCCCAGAAGATTCTAAGGGACTTGCTTTTGAATTAATGACCGAAAAACAGCAAGAAAGATTTCTTAAAAACAAAGAGATTGATTTTTCTTACAATTTTGAAGGAAAAGCCAGATTTAGGATTAATATTTTTTATCAGAGAGGAGATATTTCTTCTGCTCTTCGTTTAATCCCGGCTAAAATTCCCACCGTTGAAGAATTAAATCTTCCCCCGATTTTACATGAGTTTATTAGACCTTCTCAGGGGTTTGTTTTGGTTACCGGTCCTTCCAGCCAGGGAAAATCTACTACTTTAGCTGCTTTGGTTGACGAGGTAAATCATACCAGGGCTGTTCATATAATTACGGTTGAGGATCCCATTGAATATGTTTTTGAGGATGACAGGTCAATTATTGACCAGAGGGAGCTGGGCCGAGATACTTTAAGTTTTGCCAAGGCATTAAAATCTACTTTTCGTCAGGACCCGGACGTAATTATGGTAGGGGAAATGAGGGACCCTGTGACTATCTCTACTGCTATTACTGCAGCTGAGACAGGCCACTTAGTTTTAGCTACCTTGCATACTAATTCAGCTTCTCAAAGTATTCATCGAATTGTTGATACCTTTCCCGGTGCCCAACAGGGCCAAATTCGAGCTCAACTTTCAGGGTCTTTGCTTGGAGTAGTTTCTCAAAGATTAGTGCCTAGAATTAAAGGAGGATTAATACCTGCCTGTGAAATAATGATGAATACGCCGGCTATAGCCAATTTAATACGGGAAAATAAAATTCATGAAATGCCTTTAGTTATTGAAACCTCAGCTGAAATAGGAATGGTTTCTTTAAATAGGTATTTGGCTAATTTAGTCAGGGCAAAGGAAATTGCCTTAGATACTGCCCAAAATTATTCCTTAAATCCAGCTGAATTGAGAGGCCTCGTTAGGAGATAATATGAAATTTAACTATCAAGCGAGAGATGAAACAGGAGAAATTCAGTCAGGGGTTGTGGAAGCTTCTAACCGAGAGGCTGCTTTTAATGTTTTAAAAACTCACGGGCTTTACGTAACTGCTTTAGAAGAAATAACAGCTGTTCCTATTTATGCTAGAAAATTGAAAATTTTCGAGAGAGTTACCAAAAAAGACATTGTCCTTTTCTCTCGGCAAATATCAATTATGTTCAAATCCAAGGTGCCGGTAGTTGAGACCCTCCAGACCATTGCTAAGCAGACAAGAAAATCTACCCTCAGGGAGAAAATTTTAAAAATAGCCGGGAAAGTGGAAGGAGGAACACCTCTTTCTGGGGCCCTCAATATTTATCCAAAACTTTTTTCTCCTTTTTATATTAATATGGTGAAGTCCGGTGAGGCCTCTGGTAAACTGAGCGATGTTTTTATGTATTTAGCTGATTATTTGGAAAGAGAGCATTCTTTTCACGGAAAAGTAAAAGGGGCACTGGTCTATCCTTTTTTTATTTTATTTGTTTTTTTAGCGGTGGTCACAATAATAATGGTTTATGTTATTCCTCAACTAGCCGAGGTTTTAAAAGAAACCGAGCAAGAGCTTCCTTTAGTTACCCGGGTAGTAATGGCAATTTCAGATTTCTTGAAAACGCAAGGCATAATCGCAGCTTTAATTTTTCTTGGCTTAATAGTTGCTCTTGTCCGATTTGTAAGAAGTAAAGCGGGAAAAAAGTTTTTTGATAGAAACTTACTAAAATTACCTTTATTAGGTGGTTTCTTAAAAAAACTTTATCTTGCTCGTTGCGCTTTAAATCTTTCTACTTTAATTTCTGGAGGTCTTCCTATAGCTCAGGCCTTAGAAATTACTGGCGAGGTAGTGGGTAATAACCTTTATAAAGAAGTTATTCTTAAAACCAGGGACGAAGTTAAAAGAGGAGAACCAATAAGCTCAGTTTTGGAGAGATATCCCAACCTTATCTTCCCTCTTTTTTATCAAATGGTAATGGTGGGAGAAAAAACAGGTACTTTAGATTCTTCTTTAATGAATGTGGTAGAGTTTTATCAGAGGGACGTAGACCGGGCCTTAGATGGTTTTATAAAACTTCTTGAACCAATCTTTATTATACTTTTGGGAGGAGTGGTAGCTGGTTTAATGGGAGCAGTTTTAATGCCCCTTTACTCAATTGGAGTCGTATAGAATCTTGAAACTTATAACTTGAAACCTATTTCAAATCATCGTGAAACTGTGACATAAAATTTCAGGTTATAAGTTTTAAGAAGTATGACTATGGAAATTACTCCCAAAGGAAAAATTCATGAGGACTAAACCAATAACAGTTATTTTGGTGAGTGTAGTAGCACTATTGATAACAGTGTCTGTGTTGGCTAATGAGGAGCTACCAGAATTAGAACCATTAATGCCAGGAAGAATAGAGGGAAGTGGTATCTATTTTAAAATTGAAGATAGCGAATACCTTAACCTTGTTCTAAAAAGCAACGAGGAAATAAAAGTAGTTTTAGAGTCAATTCCAAGAATGATAAGTCTGGAGATTGAAGCTACCTTTTCTGCTTCTTCCACTCTCTTAACTATCGAGGGGTTAGAACCAAACAAAACCTATTATAAATATCAAGACAGCTACAAAAACGAAGCTGTTTTTATTTCGTCTGAAAATGGAAGTTATAGCTGGACCCAAGATTTAACCAAATCCCATCACATCTGGATTCAAGAAGGAAGAGGAACAATATTTATTAATACAGATACTATATTAACTTCTGATTTGAGTGAGAGCGTAGAAATAACTGCTGACAATATTAGTTTGGATTGTAATGGTCATAGTATAACTGGTTCCAGCACAGGGTACGGAGTTTATTTGAACAATAGAAAAGGCGTTACCATTAAAAATTGTAATCTTACCAATTTCTCTTATGGCATTTTTTTATACTCCTCTTTGAATATTGAGATTGATAAAAACGATATATCAAATGCAAGGTATGGCATAAGACTTGATTATTCCCCAAATAACAAATTAACCAATAATATTGCCAGTTCAAATATTTATAGCGGAATATGTTTGATGCGCTCAGGTGATAACATCTTAATTGACAATACGGCTAACTTAAATAAAAAACATGGAATATTCTTGTGGGAAGATTCTTCTCATGAATATACTAATGATAATACCTTAACCAATAATACCGTAAACTCCAATGATGACTATGGAATATTTTTGTACAACTCTTGCAACAATACTCTCACAAACAATAAAGTTGCTAATAATAATCATGGATTAGTAGTAGATTCAGCTTCTTATAATAATACATTAACCGGTAACTTAGTAAGCTCAAATAATTATGGGATATGGTTGCTTAGAGGTGCACGGAACAATACCTTAACTAATAACACAGCTTCTGATAACCATTATTATGGCATCTACTTATGGTGGCGCATTTCAAACAGTCAGATTAACAACAACATATTATCGAATAACGGAGTTGGCATCTACCTGGGTAATTCCTCGGACAACAGTATCTATCACAATAATTTTATAAATAATTGGCACCATCAAGCTATTATTGATCATCGGGGTGTTAATAACCTTTTTGACGATGGCTACCCATCTGGAGGGAATTACTGGTCAGATTATATTGGAGTAGATTTATACTCGGGTCCAAATCAAGACGAGCCCGGAGGCGATGGAATGGGTGATAGTCTTTATACTTTCCTTGGTGGAGAAGATAGATATCCGTTTATGGAGGAGAGTGGATGGGGGGTGCCTCCGGTTCCAAGTTACAATGTTGCTGTGATTTTAGCTGAACCGAATAATATTAGTCATGATTCTTCATCGACTTCCGCTCAACCCTGTAAACTTCTTCCTGAGAAAACTTATCCAAATGGTCGTAGTAAAGAGTATTACCAAGACTTAGTTTATTGCGTTGCCGATTATAACAAAGAAAATTCTTTTGAAACAATCGATTTAGATTTTGAGATTTTTGATGATAATGGTAATTGGTTTAAAACAGATAAAAATGAACAAGATTATTTGGGCAAAGAACATGAATTTGTTGCCGAAGCTATAGATTTAGCAACGGATAAAGGCGTTGATTTATCTGATAAGGATATAATTATTGTTATTCATTCAGGGGAAGCTGCTAGAACAAAAGAAGATATAGGCAAAAAACTGATTACCATGACTTGGGGGCTTATATCTCAACCATTAGAATATCCTCCTTATAAAATTATAGTTGCTGAAGATGATTTTGTTGGAGCTTGGGCTCACGAAATTGGACATATTATTGGAGCATTAATAACACCCCAAAACACAATAACACCCGACCTTTATAAAATGGGAAACGTGGGGAAATGGGATGTTATGGCTATGGGCTCTCGGAATGATGATGGAAAGAACCCGCCGTATATGAGCTCTTATACAAAAGAATTTCTCCAATGGTTAAATTATGATATTCATCCCAAATCTGCTTATGGTGAATACTGGATAAATTCTTTAGAAACAAGTAAGTCCGGAGATGGTGTTTTTAGATATAATTTAAGCGATGATACAGATGATCTTTCGCCAAAATATTATATTTTAGAAGGACGAAACAGAAACTTAGAAACTTGGGACTCTTCTTTACCAGAAGAAAAAGCACTTGTTCTTTATAAAGTTGATACCAGAAATTATCCAGAATATGGCTATGCCCCAGATGGTGTAATGAATAATCAGTATCGAACGATTGATATTCCATTTTTTGATAGTATTTTAACCCCTGATGGAGATTCACATTTAGACATGAGAAATCTCGTCTACATTACCGCCCTTTCAGATGAACAAACAGCCGAGATATATAGAATCAAATCAAAAATAGAAAAAGTAGATTATGATTTCTTTGAAGATAGATTTCGTGGTGTTATTTTAGAACCATCTTCTCAATTTTATCAAAAGATTATTCAATATCTTCCTTTTCATCATTATCCATTTAGATTCGAACTTGAATACCGAAAAGCTTTTAGGGAACATGGGGCACTAATAGAACTACCACATCCTGATGTGGCAAGGAAACAGATAATTGAGGAAATTTCAGTAATATTGGCTTCCTTTGTTTTATTAAATCTTTTATTGATTTTATTAAAAATAAAAGTTATTCCTCGTTTGAAATCAGAATCCCGAAAAAGAATAACACAAATTCTCTTAAGAATATTCTGGATTATTTGTATAGTTGTCTTTATTATTTTGCTTTATCTATACTTTTTTGAGATGCGTACCCTAGCGGATATTTTTGAATATATTATAGGAACCCCTGGAATAGAAACTTCCACTATTGTAGAGGATATAAAAGCACTAGAATGGGGGGTAGTAAATTTTTCTTTCGGGTTATTAATTCTTTTTATCCCATTAAGCCTTTCATTGCTATTTATAGATAAAGTAATTATTTCAAGATGGAAATTAGAAAGAGGAAGGGGGACAATAAAAACAATTTTTAGAATAGTATGGCTAATTACTTTAGTTGTTTTTATTATATTTATTATTTGTTTTGCCCTACCAAAAATATCTTTTAGTAGAGAAATAGAGGAGTCCAATACCAATACTAATATTATAAATCCACAACCGAAAGGTCTTTCTGCTCCATTACTACAATCTGTTTTTCCCGATCTTGACCTTCATCTTTATTGTGAGGATGGTAAGCATATTGGAATGAATTATGAGACTGGAGAATATGAAATTCAGATATCTGGGGCGATGGTATCTGGCGATAATCAGGATGCACCAGAGTGGATATTTATTCCTGAAGATATAACTGGCTGTCATTTTGTAGTTTCCTCTTATGATAATCAAAAATTCTTAGAGGAAAACCCAGAAATTGCTCAAGAAATAGAAGATACTACTGATGGTTATGATGTTTATGCTCGCTATATTGACCCTGCTACTGATATTTACACCTCAACTATTATTTCAGAAAATATCCAACCCGCTACAGAACTAGAACATCCAATTAGTGGTACTCACGATGTTACTATAGAGCCAGGAATTTTACTTGCTCGTGTTGATCTTGATCCCGATACCTTAAATCTAAAGAGCAAAGGAAAATGGCTAACAGTTTATATTGAGTTGCCAGTAGATTATGATGTCAATGATATTAATTTAGAAAGCATTAAGTTAAACGGCCAAATTCCGATTGAAACAAAGCCAACTGAGATTAGTGATTACGATGGGAATGGTATACCTGATCTAATGGTCAAATTTGATCAATCAGCTGTTCAGGCTATTCTTGAAATAGGAGAAGAAGTAGAAATAGTAATTACCGGTGAGCTGATTGACGGAAGATTGTTTCAGGGTAGCGATATTATTAAAGTGATTTCAAAAGGTAATCAAAAAGAGGCTCTGGCTGTAGTAATTTTAGCTTGTTTTGCGGTAGGAGGATTGTTAGTTTATAGACGGAGATTTAGGAAAATAAATAGAGTTCTTAATGAAAAATCAGAATAAAAATTTGGAAATTAAGTTCCATTAAAAACCTAAAACCTGAAACTTTTAAATAATATGTTTTAAGTTTTGGAGTTTTCCACACCCCTGTTTGATATAGATGTGCTACAATTTAAATAACGGTAACTAAAAAACCTAAAAGGTCGAAGGTTTAATAATTAGCAAAGTAAAAAATTAAAATTAAAATGACTAAAAAATATAGAGGATTTACTCTGATTGAATTATTAGTGGTAATTGCTATTATTGGAATTCTTGCCTCAATCGTTTTGGTTTCTTTAACTACTGCTAGATCCAGGGCTTATGACGCTGAAATAAAGAGTGAATTATCTCAAGTAAGAGCTGATGCAGAAATGTATTTCATTGATAATGACACATACGTAGCCTATAGTGTGCCAGGCACTTTACTTCCTCCAGATTGCAGTAACGACAGTCTCTATCAAGTTGGCACAAGTGCTACAGCATATGCGGCTTGGGCTGGCTTATGTTCAACCACTGCAAACGATTGGTGTGTTGATTCTGCTGGAATGTCTAAAGAAGTAACTGGTGGGGTAACTGCTGGCGCAACTGTTTGTCCGTAAAGATATAAAATTTATTTAATCAAAACCCGTTGTTAGCGGGTTTTGGTTTATTCACAGCTTATATTATTGGTATCTGAATTTATTTCTGTTACAATAAATTAATGAAATCCTTCACTTTAATTGAAGTATTAGTAGTGGTTACTATCATAGCATTACTCATTAGTATTAATTTGGTTGCTATTGGCCATTATCAAGATAAGGCTAGGGACACAGCAATTGCAGCTGGTTTGAGCCAAGTAAGAAAAGTGGCAGCAATGATTTATACTGATGAAAATTCTTATGAATTTATCTGTGCTGCGGACAACACTCTTAATGATAGCTATCCGGCTCTGAAAATGATTGAAGATGATGTTAATAAATTCACTGGTGAAAACCCTACTTGTTATTCTGAAAGAACTGCTTATTGTGTTCAATCATCTTTACTTTCAGCTGGTGGAGGTTATTTCTGCATAGATTCTACTGGGTTTGCCGACAAGATAGATGGAGATTATTGTACAGGTACTAGTAAAAATTGCTCTCCCTAAAACTTATTATGGGAATTTTTTTTTATCCGATTATTTTTATTTTTGGTTTAGCTGTAGGTAGTTTTTTGAATTGCGTGATTTACCGGCTTGCCTTTCCAAGGGGCAGGTCTTTTTGTCCCTATTGCAAACACATATTATCTTGGCAAGACCTGATTCCGGTTTTAAGCTTTTTTATTTTACGAGGCAAATGCCGTTATTGCCTGAAAAAAATATCCTGGCAGTATCCATTAGTGGAGTTAGCTACAGGAATTTTGTTTATCTTGATATTGAATTATGAATTAGGAATTATGAATTATGAATTTTTTGATTTTAGAACTATTCTTAATTCTTTATTCTTAATTCTTACTTCCTGTTTTTTAATAATAATTTTTGTTTATGACCTGAAACATTTTATCATCCCCGATAAAATAATCTACCCAGCAATCGTAATTACTTTTTTATATAATTTAATTCTTAATTCGCAATTCATAATTCATAATTCAATTTTCGCTGCCTTGGGCGCAGCTCTATTTTTTTTATTTATTGTTCTTGTATCCCGGGGTCGCTGGATGGGTCTCGGCGATGTTAAGTTAGCATTTTTTATTGGTCTTTTTCTTGGCTTCCCCGATATCTTAATTGCCCTATTTTTTGCTTTTCTAATTGGTGCTATAATAGGAGTAGGACTAATTTTAGCAAAAAGGAAGACCTTAAAAAGCGAAGTGCCCTTCGGACCATTTCTGGTAACCGGCACATTTATTGCTTTATTTTGGGGTCCAACAATTATTGATTGGTATCTTAATTTTGTAACCTATAACCTATAACTCATAATGACTTGTTCCACGTTTCACTTAATTGCGAAGCAATTACAAGGAGCGAAGCGACTGGTTCGTGCTTCAAGTTTCAAGAAGAAGGGGTTTTCTCTAACTGAATTTCTGATAGTAATAAGCATTATTGGTATTTTTTCAGCAATAACTTTTCCTAATTATCGCTCCACTCAGCAGCAACTTATTCTTCAACGCTCAGCAAGTAAATTAGCCCAGAATATAAGGAAAGTTCAGGAGATGGCAATATCGGCAAAAGAGTGTCCTCCCTCAATCTGTGGAGGGCCGGGGTCAATAATTCCACCAGGATATGGAATTTATCTGAAAAAAGATGATTTAGATTATTTACTATATGCTGATGTCAATCCAGCAGCTGGAAATGAAAAATACGATTCTGGCAATGATAAAGTAGTAGAAACTATTCCCCTGGAAACAGGAGTAGAAATAAAGAGTGTTTCCCCGGCCTCTATGAGCATAAATTTTAAGCCACCTGACCCTGAAGTAAAAATATCTGGAACTGATACTGATGATGCCGCCGAGGCAGTAATTACTCTCGTCGTTGAAGGTACTTCATTTGAGAAAAAAATTATAGTTAATAAAGCAGGCCTAATTTATGTGGAATAATAACTTAAAACTTTATTTTTATTCAAAGTTTCAGGTTTCAGGTTCCATGTTTCACTTAATTGCGAAGCAATTACAAGGAGCGAAGCGACTGATTCGTGTTTCAAGTTTCAAGAAAAGAGGATTCACTATTCTTGAAGTTATGATTGCTATTTTCGTTGTTACAATTGGAGTATTGGCTGCTCATACTGTGACCCAACAAATAATTTCTTATACTCATCGTTCTGCTTCCCGGCTTACTGCTATTTACCTTGACAAGGAGGGGATTGAAATTGTCAGGAATATAAGGGATACAAACTGGCTGGAAGAAGAATCCTGGAATTATGGTTTAGGAGCTGGAGATCGGGAAGCTGATTATACGAATGATCAGAATTTGTATGTTTGTTCTTCTCCTTGTGATCCTGATAATAATCTTAGATTTCTTAAGCTTGGGGCGG
This genomic interval from Patescibacteria group bacterium contains the following:
- a CDS encoding response regulator; the encoded protein is MKQILLVEDDPFLVEIYTTKLKEAGFSVEVATDGNECLKKMKKKSPDLLLLDVVLPSFNGWEILREIKKDNKLNSLKVIILSNLGEKEEIEKGLKLGAVRYLVKAHYSPSEVVEEIKKILK
- a CDS encoding type IV pilus twitching motility protein PilT, whose translation is MNYSSLLKELLSATLTQKASDLHISVGHPPVLRIGGRLVFLVRRKKVSPEDSKGLAFELMTEKQQERFLKNKEIDFSYNFEGKARFRINIFYQRGDISSALRLIPAKIPTVEELNLPPILHEFIRPSQGFVLVTGPSSQGKSTTLAALVDEVNHTRAVHIITVEDPIEYVFEDDRSIIDQRELGRDTLSFAKALKSTFRQDPDVIMVGEMRDPVTISTAITAAETGHLVLATLHTNSASQSIHRIVDTFPGAQQGQIRAQLSGSLLGVVSQRLVPRIKGGLIPACEIMMNTPAIANLIRENKIHEMPLVIETSAEIGMVSLNRYLANLVRAKEIALDTAQNYSLNPAELRGLVRR
- a CDS encoding type II secretion system F family protein is translated as MKFNYQARDETGEIQSGVVEASNREAAFNVLKTHGLYVTALEEITAVPIYARKLKIFERVTKKDIVLFSRQISIMFKSKVPVVETLQTIAKQTRKSTLREKILKIAGKVEGGTPLSGALNIYPKLFSPFYINMVKSGEASGKLSDVFMYLADYLEREHSFHGKVKGALVYPFFILFVFLAVVTIIMVYVIPQLAEVLKETEQELPLVTRVVMAISDFLKTQGIIAALIFLGLIVALVRFVRSKAGKKFFDRNLLKLPLLGGFLKKLYLARCALNLSTLISGGLPIAQALEITGEVVGNNLYKEVILKTRDEVKRGEPISSVLERYPNLIFPLFYQMVMVGEKTGTLDSSLMNVVEFYQRDVDRALDGFIKLLEPIFIILLGGVVAGLMGAVLMPLYSIGVV
- a CDS encoding right-handed parallel beta-helix repeat-containing protein, with the translated sequence MRTKPITVILVSVVALLITVSVLANEELPELEPLMPGRIEGSGIYFKIEDSEYLNLVLKSNEEIKVVLESIPRMISLEIEATFSASSTLLTIEGLEPNKTYYKYQDSYKNEAVFISSENGSYSWTQDLTKSHHIWIQEGRGTIFINTDTILTSDLSESVEITADNISLDCNGHSITGSSTGYGVYLNNRKGVTIKNCNLTNFSYGIFLYSSLNIEIDKNDISNARYGIRLDYSPNNKLTNNIASSNIYSGICLMRSGDNILIDNTANLNKKHGIFLWEDSSHEYTNDNTLTNNTVNSNDDYGIFLYNSCNNTLTNNKVANNNHGLVVDSASYNNTLTGNLVSSNNYGIWLLRGARNNTLTNNTASDNHYYGIYLWWRISNSQINNNILSNNGVGIYLGNSSDNSIYHNNFINNWHHQAIIDHRGVNNLFDDGYPSGGNYWSDYIGVDLYSGPNQDEPGGDGMGDSLYTFLGGEDRYPFMEESGWGVPPVPSYNVAVILAEPNNISHDSSSTSAQPCKLLPEKTYPNGRSKEYYQDLVYCVADYNKENSFETIDLDFEIFDDNGNWFKTDKNEQDYLGKEHEFVAEAIDLATDKGVDLSDKDIIIVIHSGEAARTKEDIGKKLITMTWGLISQPLEYPPYKIIVAEDDFVGAWAHEIGHIIGALITPQNTITPDLYKMGNVGKWDVMAMGSRNDDGKNPPYMSSYTKEFLQWLNYDIHPKSAYGEYWINSLETSKSGDGVFRYNLSDDTDDLSPKYYILEGRNRNLETWDSSLPEEKALVLYKVDTRNYPEYGYAPDGVMNNQYRTIDIPFFDSILTPDGDSHLDMRNLVYITALSDEQTAEIYRIKSKIEKVDYDFFEDRFRGVILEPSSQFYQKIIQYLPFHHYPFRFELEYRKAFREHGALIELPHPDVARKQIIEEISVILASFVLLNLLLILLKIKVIPRLKSESRKRITQILLRIFWIICIVVFIILLYLYFFEMRTLADIFEYIIGTPGIETSTIVEDIKALEWGVVNFSFGLLILFIPLSLSLLFIDKVIISRWKLERGRGTIKTIFRIVWLITLVVFIIFIICFALPKISFSREIEESNTNTNIINPQPKGLSAPLLQSVFPDLDLHLYCEDGKHIGMNYETGEYEIQISGAMVSGDNQDAPEWIFIPEDITGCHFVVSSYDNQKFLEENPEIAQEIEDTTDGYDVYARYIDPATDIYTSTIISENIQPATELEHPISGTHDVTIEPGILLARVDLDPDTLNLKSKGKWLTVYIELPVDYDVNDINLESIKLNGQIPIETKPTEISDYDGNGIPDLMVKFDQSAVQAILEIGEEVEIVITGELIDGRLFQGSDIIKVISKGNQKEALAVVILACFAVGGLLVYRRRFRKINRVLNEKSE
- a CDS encoding prepilin-type N-terminal cleavage/methylation domain-containing protein, whose translation is MTKKYRGFTLIELLVVIAIIGILASIVLVSLTTARSRAYDAEIKSELSQVRADAEMYFIDNDTYVAYSVPGTLLPPDCSNDSLYQVGTSATAYAAWAGLCSTTANDWCVDSAGMSKEVTGGVTAGATVCP
- a CDS encoding type II secretion system protein — encoded protein: MKSFTLIEVLVVVTIIALLISINLVAIGHYQDKARDTAIAAGLSQVRKVAAMIYTDENSYEFICAADNTLNDSYPALKMIEDDVNKFTGENPTCYSERTAYCVQSSLLSAGGGYFCIDSTGFADKIDGDYCTGTSKNCSP
- a CDS encoding prepilin peptidase, which translates into the protein MGIFFYPIIFIFGLAVGSFLNCVIYRLAFPRGRSFCPYCKHILSWQDLIPVLSFFILRGKCRYCLKKISWQYPLVELATGILFILILNYELGIMNYEFFDFRTILNSLFLILTSCFLIIIFVYDLKHFIIPDKIIYPAIVITFLYNLILNSQFIIHNSIFAALGAALFFLFIVLVSRGRWMGLGDVKLAFFIGLFLGFPDILIALFFAFLIGAIIGVGLILAKRKTLKSEVPFGPFLVTGTFIALFWGPTIIDWYLNFVTYNL
- a CDS encoding type II secretion system protein; its protein translation is MTCSTFHLIAKQLQGAKRLVRASSFKKKGFSLTEFLIVISIIGIFSAITFPNYRSTQQQLILQRSASKLAQNIRKVQEMAISAKECPPSICGGPGSIIPPGYGIYLKKDDLDYLLYADVNPAAGNEKYDSGNDKVVETIPLETGVEIKSVSPASMSINFKPPDPEVKISGTDTDDAAEAVITLVVEGTSFEKKIIVNKAGLIYVE
- a CDS encoding prepilin-type N-terminal cleavage/methylation domain-containing protein, whose protein sequence is MFHLIAKQLQGAKRLIRVSSFKKRGFTILEVMIAIFVVTIGVLAAHTVTQQIISYTHRSASRLTAIYLDKEGIEIVRNIRDTNWLEEESWNYGLGAGDREADYTNDQNLYVCSSPCDPDNNLRFLKLGAGGFYNYSSGVDTKFKRKITITPVGNTLEVSVEVWWEYKGDTYGPIKAQENLYDWYPE